In one window of Micromonospora cathayae DNA:
- a CDS encoding GNAT family N-acetyltransferase, translating to MSHLVEDAPARRRFEILVDDALAGFTAYRQQSPDVLVFTHTEVDPTFQGKGVGGALMRGTLDEIRRRGSRVVPQCPFMAAFIDKHPEYADLVAS from the coding sequence ATGAGTCATCTGGTCGAGGACGCTCCGGCCCGCCGCCGCTTCGAGATCCTGGTCGACGACGCGCTGGCCGGGTTCACCGCGTACCGGCAGCAGAGCCCGGACGTGCTGGTCTTCACGCACACCGAGGTGGACCCGACCTTCCAGGGCAAGGGGGTCGGCGGGGCGCTGATGCGCGGCACCCTGGACGAGATCCGCCGGCGCGGGTCGCGGGTGGTGCCGCAGTGCCCGTTCATGGCCGCCTTCATCGACAAGCACCCCGAGTACGCCGACCTGGTCGCCTCCTGA
- a CDS encoding TIGR03557 family F420-dependent LLM class oxidoreductase, with amino-acid sequence MRIGYFLSSEEFTPAELVEQARGAERAGFEALWISDHYHPWVDAQGQSPFVWSMIGALSQVCRLPVTTAVTCPTVRIHPAVLAQAAATSAVLHSGRFVLGVGSGEALNEHILGDAWPNADVRLEMLEESVEVMRTLWAGGFVNHRGRHYTVEHARLYTLPDEPPKVYVSGFGPKATDLAARIGDGYVNTSPDAELVRRFRDAGGGDKPCQAGFKAAYADTADEGARIAYERWPNAGVPGELSQVLPSPRHFEQAAQLVRPEMVREAFVCGRDADAHLAKLEEYAKAGFDEVYVANTGPHWPGLFDLYQREVLPRLR; translated from the coding sequence ATGAGGATCGGCTATTTCCTGTCCAGTGAGGAGTTCACGCCGGCTGAGCTGGTGGAGCAGGCGCGCGGCGCCGAACGGGCCGGCTTCGAGGCACTGTGGATCTCCGACCACTACCACCCCTGGGTAGACGCCCAGGGCCAGAGCCCGTTCGTCTGGTCGATGATCGGCGCGCTGAGCCAGGTCTGCCGGCTGCCCGTCACCACCGCGGTCACCTGCCCGACCGTCCGCATCCACCCGGCGGTGCTCGCCCAGGCCGCCGCGACCAGCGCGGTCCTGCACTCCGGACGGTTCGTGCTCGGGGTCGGCTCCGGGGAGGCGCTCAACGAGCACATCCTCGGTGACGCCTGGCCCAACGCGGACGTCCGGCTGGAGATGCTGGAGGAGTCCGTCGAGGTGATGCGGACACTGTGGGCGGGCGGCTTCGTCAACCACCGGGGCCGGCACTACACGGTGGAGCACGCCCGGCTGTACACGCTCCCCGACGAGCCACCGAAGGTGTACGTCTCCGGTTTCGGCCCCAAGGCCACCGACCTGGCCGCCCGGATCGGCGACGGGTACGTCAACACCTCCCCGGACGCCGAGCTGGTCCGCCGGTTCCGCGACGCCGGGGGCGGCGACAAGCCGTGCCAGGCCGGTTTCAAGGCCGCGTACGCCGACACCGCCGACGAGGGCGCGCGGATCGCGTACGAGCGCTGGCCGAACGCCGGGGTGCCGGGCGAGCTGTCCCAGGTGCTCCCCTCCCCCCGCCACTTCGAGCAGGCTGCCCAGCTCGTCCGCCCGGAGATGGTGCGGGAGGCGTTCGTCTGCGGCCGGGACGCCGACGCGCACCTGGCCAAACTGGAGGAGTACGCCAAGGCCGGCTTCGACGAGGTCTACGTGGCGAACACCGGCCCGCACTGGCCGGGACTGTTCGACCTGTACCAGCGCGAGGTGCTCCCCCGGCTACGCTGA
- a CDS encoding DUF1206 domain-containing protein has product MSLTHSAEATASRTANSKWLETLARVGFIGYGIVHLLFAWLALQIAFGGSGQDGDQSGAMRTLADQPMGKFALVAIAIGLLAMAIWQGLEAAVGHRAERGKERVMERVASAGRTVVYLYFAWTAWKVFSDANSNSADKQEALTGELMTSSGGRWLVGLAGLGLAAIGIGLVVYGLIKRFEKHLKTGEMNPKTRKLARRLGIAGYVAKGAAYAIAGLLIIIAAINYDPEKARGLDAALRTLREQPYGQFLLALMALGIAAFGAYCFLQSRYRKV; this is encoded by the coding sequence ATGTCTCTCACCCACAGCGCCGAGGCCACCGCGTCCCGCACCGCTAACAGCAAGTGGCTGGAAACCCTCGCCCGGGTCGGCTTCATCGGCTACGGCATCGTCCACCTCCTCTTCGCCTGGCTGGCCCTCCAGATCGCCTTCGGCGGGTCCGGCCAGGACGGTGACCAGTCCGGGGCCATGCGCACCCTGGCCGACCAGCCGATGGGCAAGTTCGCCCTGGTCGCCATCGCGATCGGCCTGCTCGCCATGGCGATCTGGCAGGGCCTGGAAGCCGCCGTCGGGCACCGCGCCGAGCGCGGCAAGGAACGCGTCATGGAGCGCGTCGCCTCCGCCGGCCGGACCGTCGTCTACCTCTACTTCGCCTGGACCGCCTGGAAGGTCTTCTCGGACGCCAACTCGAACAGCGCCGACAAGCAGGAGGCGCTGACCGGTGAGCTGATGACCTCCTCCGGTGGCCGCTGGCTGGTCGGCCTGGCCGGCCTGGGGCTGGCCGCCATCGGGATCGGCCTGGTGGTCTACGGCCTGATCAAGCGCTTCGAGAAGCACCTGAAGACCGGCGAGATGAACCCGAAGACCCGCAAGCTGGCCCGCCGGCTCGGCATCGCCGGCTACGTCGCCAAGGGCGCCGCGTACGCCATCGCCGGCCTGTTGATCATCATCGCCGCGATCAACTACGACCCGGAGAAGGCGCGCGGCCTGGACGCCGCCCTGCGCACCCTGCGTGAGCAGCCGTACGGGCAGTTCCTGCTGGCTCTGATGGCGCTCGGGATCGCCGCGTTCGGCGCGTACTGCTTCCTCCAGTCCCGCTACCGCAAGGTCTGA
- a CDS encoding helix-turn-helix domain-containing protein, with translation MERATEPIADLIRAQLRRLRTAAGLNQEEFGKQVHYSGSMISAVELGQRPLDRAFLTRADEVLDSGGLLIALLRMMERERQPSWFRPWLDAERTARQLRCFHPTLIPALLQTEIYARAVIRYDGLLSDEEVEKRVAARMDRQAVLAQPDPPQLIAVVDEALLHREDESFRGLMTRQVEHLVAMAERPTISIHVVPLGVGLYSGMSGPFTLVHSTDGGWVASLENQLSGTVVDGEPAVATLLARWETVRNEALPRRQSLELLKEVVTSWT, from the coding sequence GTGGAACGCGCAACGGAACCCATCGCCGACCTGATCCGGGCCCAGCTTCGTCGGCTACGGACGGCGGCCGGGCTGAACCAGGAGGAGTTCGGCAAGCAGGTGCACTACTCCGGATCGATGATCTCCGCCGTCGAACTGGGCCAACGCCCCCTCGACCGGGCGTTCCTCACCCGCGCCGACGAGGTACTCGACTCGGGCGGGCTGCTGATCGCCCTGCTCCGGATGATGGAACGTGAACGGCAGCCGTCGTGGTTCCGTCCCTGGCTGGACGCGGAGCGCACCGCCCGGCAGCTCCGCTGCTTCCATCCCACGCTGATCCCGGCCCTGCTCCAGACCGAGATCTACGCCCGCGCCGTCATCCGGTACGACGGTCTGCTCAGCGATGAGGAGGTGGAGAAGCGGGTAGCCGCCCGGATGGACCGGCAGGCCGTCCTCGCGCAGCCAGATCCACCCCAGCTCATCGCGGTCGTCGACGAGGCCCTGCTGCACCGCGAGGACGAGAGCTTCCGGGGCCTGATGACCCGGCAGGTCGAGCACCTGGTGGCCATGGCCGAGCGCCCGACCATCAGCATCCACGTCGTCCCGCTCGGCGTGGGTCTGTATTCAGGCATGTCCGGACCGTTCACGCTGGTGCACAGCACGGACGGCGGGTGGGTCGCCAGTTTGGAGAACCAGCTCAGTGGGACAGTCGTCGATGGGGAACCCGCAGTGGCTACGCTGTTGGCACGGTGGGAGACGGTGCGTAACGAGGCCCTGCCCCGCCGGCAGTCACTCGAACTCCTCAAGGAAGTGGTGACGTCATGGACCTGA
- a CDS encoding helix-turn-helix domain-containing protein encodes MLPTESVDTRHLPPADRWPFWLDLAARAAAPTDMSSEHADGFRATARFVDLDGLRLTRFRYQSLSARRTPKLIRRDDPDVYQLALPLTGASRISALRRDTAVGNANFTFLDYRRPHQVRHNGADDGRTPASSVTVVLPQSLLPLPARKLDRLAAAQLSGAEGVGALLAHHLQHITLHPEQYAAVEAPRLAGITLDLVSALLARHLDAETTLPVEVRQQTLRHEVYAFIDRHLNDATLTPQTVADAHHISVRSLHRLFAGEDETVAQLIRSRRLERCRRDLADPRLTNRAVQAIGWRWGFTDKAHFSRAFRAAYGMSPQTYRQAQELARSVNPVAPTDNGPPAYWPLTG; translated from the coding sequence GTGCTGCCGACGGAAAGCGTGGACACCCGGCATCTACCGCCCGCCGACCGCTGGCCGTTCTGGCTCGACCTCGCCGCGCGCGCCGCGGCTCCGACCGACATGTCCAGTGAGCACGCCGACGGCTTCCGGGCCACGGCCCGCTTCGTCGACCTCGACGGACTCCGGCTGACGCGCTTCCGCTACCAGTCGCTGAGCGCCCGACGCACCCCGAAGCTGATCCGCCGGGACGACCCGGACGTCTACCAACTCGCCCTGCCGCTGACCGGCGCCAGCCGGATCAGCGCCCTGCGCCGCGACACCGCCGTCGGCAACGCCAACTTCACCTTCCTGGACTACCGGCGGCCCCACCAGGTGCGGCACAACGGGGCGGACGACGGGCGGACGCCGGCGTCCTCGGTGACCGTCGTCCTGCCCCAGTCCCTGCTGCCGTTGCCGGCCCGGAAGCTGGACCGGCTGGCCGCGGCGCAGCTGTCCGGCGCGGAGGGGGTGGGGGCGCTGCTGGCCCACCACCTCCAACACATCACCCTGCACCCCGAGCAGTACGCCGCCGTCGAGGCGCCCCGGCTGGCCGGGATCACCCTCGACCTGGTCTCGGCCCTGCTGGCCCGGCACCTCGACGCCGAGACCACGCTGCCGGTGGAGGTACGGCAGCAGACACTGCGGCACGAGGTGTACGCCTTCATCGACCGGCACCTCAACGATGCCACGCTGACCCCGCAGACCGTCGCCGACGCCCACCACATCTCGGTGCGTTCGCTGCACCGGCTGTTCGCCGGCGAGGACGAGACGGTCGCCCAGCTGATCAGGAGCCGCCGGTTGGAGCGGTGCCGCCGGGACCTGGCCGACCCGAGGTTGACCAACCGGGCCGTGCAGGCGATCGGCTGGCGTTGGGGTTTCACCGACAAGGCCCACTTCAGCCGGGCCTTCCGCGCCGCGTACGGGATGAGCCCGCAGACGTACCGCCAGGCGCAGGAGTTGGCACGCAGCGTCAACCCGGTGGCACCGACAGACAACGGACCACCGGCATACTGGCCCCTGACCGGCTGA
- a CDS encoding cysteine desulfurase-like protein: MPFDITRVRAAYPALAEGHLHFDGAAGTQTAAPVVDAVTAAMRAALGNRSPAFGPGRRSLEIVAGARSAVADLLGVVPEGVVLGPSATALTYTLARTLGATWRPGDEVVVSRLDHDANVRPWVQAAERAGATVRWAEFDPDSGDLPVGQYADLLGDRTRLVAVTAASNATGAVPDVGAITKLAHAAGALVCVDGVHSVPHGPTDVPALGADFFVTSAYKWSGPHLAALVADPARWAGLRPDKLRPSADTVPERFEFGTPSFPLLAGVTAAVDHLAALDPDATGDRRERLRAGLTAARAYEEQVLARLLAGLAALPGVTVLPAPPGRCPTVSFRLADQAPAETAAALGAEGICLSHGDYYAYEYFTATGLRERGGAVRASVYHYNTVDEVDRLLAELGRLARR; this comes from the coding sequence ATGCCGTTCGACATCACCCGGGTCCGGGCCGCCTACCCGGCGCTCGCCGAGGGTCACCTGCACTTCGACGGTGCCGCCGGCACCCAGACCGCCGCGCCGGTGGTGGACGCGGTCACCGCCGCCATGCGCGCCGCTCTCGGCAACCGCAGCCCGGCCTTCGGCCCCGGCCGCCGCTCGCTGGAGATCGTCGCCGGGGCCCGGTCCGCCGTGGCCGACCTGCTCGGCGTCGTACCGGAGGGGGTGGTGCTCGGGCCGAGCGCGACCGCCCTGACGTACACCCTGGCCCGGACGCTCGGCGCGACCTGGCGGCCCGGCGACGAGGTGGTAGTCTCCCGGCTGGACCACGACGCGAACGTCCGGCCCTGGGTGCAGGCGGCCGAGCGGGCCGGAGCGACCGTACGCTGGGCGGAGTTCGACCCGGACAGCGGTGACCTGCCCGTCGGGCAGTACGCCGACCTGCTCGGCGACCGGACCCGGCTGGTCGCGGTGACCGCCGCCAGCAACGCCACCGGCGCGGTCCCCGACGTCGGGGCGATCACCAAGCTGGCCCACGCGGCCGGGGCACTGGTCTGCGTGGACGGCGTGCACTCCGTGCCGCACGGCCCCACCGACGTGCCCGCCCTCGGCGCGGACTTCTTCGTCACCAGCGCGTACAAGTGGTCCGGCCCGCACCTGGCGGCGCTGGTCGCCGACCCGGCCCGCTGGGCGGGGCTGCGGCCGGACAAGCTCCGCCCGTCCGCCGACACCGTGCCGGAGCGGTTCGAGTTCGGTACGCCGAGCTTCCCGCTGCTGGCCGGGGTGACCGCCGCCGTGGACCACCTGGCGGCCCTCGACCCCGACGCCACCGGCGACCGCCGGGAGCGGTTGCGCGCCGGGCTGACCGCCGCGCGGGCGTACGAGGAGCAGGTCCTCGCCCGGCTGCTCGCCGGCCTGGCCGCGCTGCCCGGGGTGACCGTGCTGCCGGCCCCGCCGGGCCGCTGCCCCACGGTGTCGTTCCGGCTGGCCGACCAGGCCCCCGCCGAGACCGCCGCCGCGCTCGGCGCGGAAGGGATCTGCCTGTCCCACGGCGACTACTACGCCTACGAGTACTTCACCGCCACCGGGCTGCGCGAGCGGGGCGGGGCGGTCCGGGCGAGCGTCTACCACTACAACACGGTCGACGAGGTCGACCGGTTGCTGGCCGAACTGGGCCGGCTGGCCCGGCGGTGA
- a CDS encoding glycoside hydrolase family 3 protein, with protein sequence MSAPMGNLASLAAAVLQPGFVGTTPPEWVRRWLGEGLGAVVLFARNVVDPTQVAALTAALRAERPDVIVAIDEEGGDVTRIESGPGSSRPGNLALGAVDDPYLTEEVARDLGVELAAAGVTLNYAPDADVNSNPDNPVIGVRAFGADPALVARHTAAWVRGLQAGGVAACAKHFPGHGDTRVDSHHDLPRITADRARLDTGELVPFRAAIAAGVQAVMTGHLVVPALDPILPATLSRAVLTDLLRDELGFHGVVVTDAVEMRAVADTHGLTGAAVRALTAGADAICVGGEHADEATVRRLRDAIVAAVVAGDLPEERLAEAAKRVGQLAEWTVAARADRTRYAGATGIGLTAARRALRVTTAGVEPLPTLTVPAHVVEFAPPRNIAIGAETPWGLGAPLADLLPGTTTVRYAEADVPADPAAGAAGRRLVLVVRDLHRHDWMRAAVARALAGHPDAIVVELGLPVLSAGRVHVATHGASMAGARAAAELLTGVPA encoded by the coding sequence ATGAGCGCACCGATGGGGAACCTGGCGAGCCTGGCCGCCGCCGTCCTGCAACCCGGTTTCGTCGGCACCACCCCACCCGAGTGGGTCCGCCGGTGGCTCGGCGAAGGGCTCGGCGCGGTGGTCCTGTTCGCCCGCAACGTCGTCGACCCCACCCAGGTGGCCGCGCTCACCGCCGCGCTGCGCGCCGAACGGCCGGACGTCATCGTCGCCATCGACGAGGAGGGCGGCGACGTCACCCGGATCGAATCCGGCCCCGGCAGCTCCCGCCCCGGCAACCTGGCCCTCGGCGCGGTCGACGACCCGTACCTCACCGAGGAGGTGGCCCGCGACCTCGGCGTGGAGCTGGCCGCCGCCGGGGTCACCCTGAACTACGCCCCGGACGCCGACGTCAACTCCAACCCCGACAACCCCGTCATCGGGGTACGCGCGTTCGGCGCCGACCCGGCCCTGGTCGCCCGGCACACCGCCGCCTGGGTCCGGGGTCTCCAGGCCGGCGGGGTCGCCGCCTGCGCGAAACACTTCCCCGGGCACGGCGACACCCGCGTCGACTCGCACCACGACCTGCCCCGGATCACCGCCGACCGGGCCCGGCTCGACACCGGCGAGCTGGTGCCGTTCCGGGCCGCCATCGCCGCCGGGGTGCAGGCGGTGATGACCGGACACCTGGTGGTTCCCGCCCTGGACCCGATACTGCCGGCCACCCTGAGCCGCGCGGTACTGACCGACCTGCTCCGCGACGAGCTGGGCTTCCACGGGGTCGTGGTGACCGACGCGGTGGAGATGCGCGCGGTCGCCGACACGCACGGCCTGACCGGCGCGGCGGTCCGCGCCCTGACCGCCGGGGCGGACGCGATCTGCGTCGGCGGGGAACACGCCGACGAGGCCACCGTCCGCCGGCTGCGCGACGCCATCGTCGCCGCCGTCGTCGCCGGTGACCTGCCCGAGGAGCGGCTCGCCGAGGCCGCCAAACGGGTCGGCCAACTCGCCGAGTGGACCGTCGCCGCCCGCGCCGACCGGACCCGGTACGCGGGCGCCACCGGCATCGGGTTGACCGCCGCCCGCCGCGCGCTGCGGGTGACCACCGCCGGCGTCGAACCGTTGCCCACGTTGACCGTCCCGGCGCACGTGGTGGAGTTCGCGCCACCGCGCAACATCGCCATCGGCGCGGAAACCCCGTGGGGGCTCGGCGCGCCCCTGGCCGACCTGCTCCCCGGCACCACCACCGTCCGGTACGCCGAGGCGGACGTACCCGCCGACCCGGCCGCCGGGGCCGCCGGCCGCCGGCTCGTGCTGGTGGTCCGGGACCTGCACCGGCACGACTGGATGCGCGCGGCGGTGGCCCGCGCGCTGGCCGGTCACCCGGACGCGATCGTGGTCGAACTCGGCCTGCCGGTACTGTCCGCCGGCCGGGTGCACGTCGCCACGCACGGCGCGAGCATGGCCGGCGCGCGGGCCGCCGCCGAACTTCTCACCGGCGTACCTGCCTGA
- a CDS encoding TOPRIM nucleotidyl transferase/hydrolase domain-containing protein has product MAVADHRERAGGTLDGPLGGNAASLRATARALAAAESAVAVVLVEGISDQVALETAAVGRGRDLAAERVVVVPIGGAHAIGNFLTRWGPPGSRVRLAGLCDLREKEIFRRALETAGVGSPRTRAELARFGFHVCVDDLEDELIRAVGVTGVEEVFDAHGDLRSFRAFQIQPAWRDRPPEAQLWRFLRSSSRRNLRYVRLLVEVAVRRDVLPGPLDGVLTTV; this is encoded by the coding sequence ATGGCTGTCGCGGACCACCGCGAGCGGGCCGGCGGGACGCTCGACGGGCCGCTGGGTGGCAACGCCGCCTCGCTGCGGGCGACGGCCCGCGCCCTGGCGGCAGCCGAGTCGGCCGTGGCCGTGGTGCTCGTCGAGGGCATCAGCGACCAGGTCGCGCTGGAGACGGCGGCGGTGGGTCGGGGCCGGGATCTCGCGGCGGAACGGGTGGTGGTCGTGCCGATCGGCGGGGCGCACGCGATCGGCAACTTTCTCACCCGGTGGGGTCCGCCGGGCAGTCGGGTACGCCTCGCCGGCCTGTGCGACCTGCGGGAGAAGGAGATCTTCCGCCGAGCCCTGGAGACGGCCGGGGTTGGTTCCCCCCGCACCCGTGCCGAGCTGGCGCGGTTCGGGTTCCACGTCTGCGTCGACGACCTGGAGGACGAGCTGATCCGTGCGGTGGGCGTGACCGGTGTCGAGGAGGTCTTCGACGCGCATGGTGACCTGCGCTCGTTCCGCGCGTTCCAGATCCAGCCGGCCTGGCGGGATCGGCCGCCCGAGGCCCAGCTGTGGCGGTTCCTGCGCAGCAGCTCGCGCCGGAACCTGCGCTACGTCCGGCTACTCGTCGAGGTGGCGGTCCGCCGGGACGTCCTGCCCGGGCCGCTCGACGGGGTGCTCACCACCGTCTGA
- a CDS encoding VOC family protein yields the protein MTSRLNPYLTFDGNAREAMEFYRSVFGGQLQISTFGEYGVSEPADADKVMHAMLTTDQGYVLMASDTAPGMSFEPGNTITCSLSGDSADGLEEVWAKLSDGGTVTMPFEKQMWGDRYGACVDRFGTPWMVNVAEPQ from the coding sequence ATGACGTCCCGACTCAACCCGTACCTGACGTTCGACGGCAACGCCCGCGAGGCGATGGAGTTCTACCGGTCGGTGTTCGGCGGCCAGCTCCAGATCAGCACTTTCGGCGAGTACGGCGTCTCCGAGCCCGCCGACGCGGACAAGGTCATGCACGCGATGCTGACCACCGACCAGGGCTACGTGCTGATGGCCTCCGACACCGCGCCCGGCATGTCGTTCGAGCCGGGCAACACCATCACGTGCAGCCTCAGCGGCGATTCCGCTGACGGGCTCGAGGAGGTCTGGGCGAAGCTGTCCGACGGTGGCACCGTCACCATGCCGTTCGAGAAGCAGATGTGGGGCGACCGGTACGGCGCGTGCGTCGACCGGTTCGGCACCCCGTGGATGGTCAACGTCGCCGAGCCGCAGTGA
- a CDS encoding ribbon-helix-helix protein, CopG family, with protein sequence MTANRDPRTMSREELLAYFDHGGDLSELLRDATVGPDLGPAPAPETIPMIVTGVRLSSATVRRLDELAGNDRGGRSGLIRQAIDEFLARHSGEAA encoded by the coding sequence ATGACTGCGAACCGGGATCCGAGGACGATGAGCCGGGAGGAACTGCTGGCCTACTTCGACCACGGTGGTGACCTCTCGGAGCTGCTGCGCGACGCAACCGTCGGACCCGACCTCGGGCCGGCACCGGCCCCCGAGACCATTCCGATGATCGTGACCGGTGTGCGGCTGTCCTCGGCCACCGTGCGACGGCTGGACGAACTCGCCGGCAACGACAGGGGCGGTCGGTCGGGTCTTATCCGCCAGGCGATCGACGAGTTTCTGGCCCGGCACAGCGGCGAGGCGGCCTGA
- a CDS encoding DUF397 domain-containing protein: MDLSSATWRKATRSAHTDCVEVADNLPDIVAVRDSKDPHGPALVFTPTTWRAFVNLARSTA; the protein is encoded by the coding sequence ATGGACCTGAGCAGCGCGACCTGGCGCAAGGCCACCCGCAGCGCACACACCGACTGCGTGGAGGTGGCCGACAACCTGCCCGACATCGTGGCCGTCCGCGACAGCAAGGACCCCCACGGGCCAGCCCTCGTCTTCACCCCAACCACCTGGCGGGCGTTCGTGAACCTCGCCCGTTCCACAGCCTGA
- a CDS encoding flavin reductase: MTRAAPHEPMRPLWRCGACRADWPCEPAKLILLHRYRDNRTGLFLHLAHLLVAATPQLTELHRITGTQQNLAERFVYWARPRT; the protein is encoded by the coding sequence GTGACCCGAGCCGCCCCGCACGAACCGATGCGTCCGCTCTGGCGGTGCGGGGCCTGCCGGGCGGACTGGCCGTGCGAGCCGGCCAAGCTGATCCTGCTGCACCGGTACCGGGACAACCGGACCGGTCTGTTCCTGCATTTGGCGCACCTGCTGGTGGCCGCCACGCCGCAACTCACCGAGCTGCACCGGATCACCGGGACGCAGCAGAACCTGGCCGAGCGGTTCGTCTACTGGGCCCGTCCCCGGACGTGA
- a CDS encoding RecQ family ATP-dependent DNA helicase, producing the protein MRRATDTTALRRAARDLFGWDELRPNQLAAMRAVMKRRDALVVLPTGAGKSAIYQIPASLIPGCTVVISPLLALQHDQIESLNERRRPELRAVRISSDETPAQQAEALAAVRAGRAEFLFITPEQLSNPDRLAEVRALEPALVAIDEAHCISAWGHDFRPDYLALGHLIEGLGRPPVVALTATASPPVRDDIVARLRLTDPELVLSGLDRPNLFLEVAHCPTEDYRWRRLVALLRDDKRPGIIYVPTRRSAEELAERLTGAGYPAQFYHGGMSAGARGELHRAFLDDQVPIMVATSAFGMGIDKPNIAWVVHMALPDSPDSYFQEIGRAGRDGGAARVLLLWQAEDVGLQRYFSGGLPDERQLHELAALLRAKPVSRRQLRELTGLGPRKLGQYLALLEQIGAAVPRGRQRIGVPRYAPMPVEAARAALAEAERQQTVTRSRTDMMRAFAETTGCRGQTLLAYFGEQMTEVCGHCDNCHAGTSVAVAETADDAPFPVHSQVRHPEWGAGMVLNYEEDRMTVLFDDVGYKTLSVPVVSGQALLTLV; encoded by the coding sequence ATGAGACGAGCCACGGACACCACAGCCCTGCGCCGCGCGGCGCGTGACCTCTTCGGTTGGGACGAACTGCGCCCCAACCAGCTCGCCGCGATGCGGGCGGTGATGAAGCGGCGGGACGCGCTGGTGGTGCTGCCCACCGGGGCGGGGAAGTCCGCCATCTACCAGATCCCGGCGAGCCTCATCCCCGGCTGCACGGTGGTGATCTCCCCGCTGCTGGCCCTGCAGCACGACCAGATCGAGTCGCTGAACGAACGGCGTCGCCCCGAGCTGCGCGCGGTGCGGATCAGCTCCGACGAGACCCCCGCCCAGCAGGCCGAGGCGCTCGCGGCCGTCCGGGCCGGCCGGGCGGAGTTCCTGTTCATCACGCCGGAGCAGTTGAGCAACCCGGACCGGCTGGCCGAGGTGCGCGCGCTCGAACCGGCGCTGGTGGCGATCGACGAGGCGCACTGCATCTCCGCCTGGGGGCACGACTTCCGCCCCGACTACCTGGCCCTGGGGCACCTGATCGAGGGCCTGGGCCGGCCCCCGGTGGTGGCGTTGACCGCCACCGCGTCGCCGCCGGTCCGCGACGACATCGTCGCCCGGCTCCGGCTGACCGACCCGGAGCTGGTGCTCTCCGGGCTGGACCGGCCGAACCTCTTCCTCGAGGTCGCGCACTGTCCCACCGAGGACTACCGCTGGCGGCGGCTGGTCGCGCTGCTGCGCGACGACAAACGGCCGGGCATCATCTACGTACCCACCCGACGGTCGGCCGAGGAGCTGGCGGAACGGCTCACCGGGGCCGGTTACCCGGCGCAGTTCTACCACGGGGGCATGTCGGCCGGGGCGCGCGGCGAGCTGCACCGGGCCTTCCTCGACGACCAGGTTCCGATCATGGTGGCGACCTCGGCGTTCGGCATGGGCATCGACAAGCCCAACATCGCCTGGGTGGTGCACATGGCGCTGCCCGACTCGCCGGACAGCTACTTCCAGGAGATCGGCCGGGCCGGTCGGGACGGCGGGGCGGCCCGGGTGCTGCTGCTCTGGCAGGCCGAGGACGTCGGCCTGCAACGCTACTTCTCCGGCGGACTGCCGGACGAACGGCAGTTGCACGAGCTGGCCGCGCTGCTGCGCGCGAAACCGGTCAGCCGCCGGCAACTGCGGGAGCTGACCGGGCTCGGCCCCCGCAAGCTCGGCCAGTATCTCGCCCTGCTGGAGCAGATCGGTGCCGCCGTACCCCGGGGCCGGCAGCGGATCGGGGTGCCCCGGTACGCCCCGATGCCGGTGGAGGCCGCGCGGGCGGCCCTGGCCGAGGCGGAACGGCAGCAGACCGTCACCCGGTCCCGGACCGACATGATGCGCGCGTTCGCCGAGACCACCGGCTGCCGGGGGCAGACCCTGCTGGCGTACTTCGGGGAGCAGATGACCGAGGTCTGCGGGCACTGCGACAACTGCCACGCCGGCACCAGCGTCGCCGTCGCGGAGACCGCCGACGACGCCCCCTTCCCCGTACACAGCCAGGTCCGCCACCCGGAGTGGGGCGCCGGCATGGTGCTCAACTACGAGGAGGACCGGATGACGGTTCTGTTCGACGATGTCGGGTACAAGACGCTGTCCGTGCCCGTGGTGAGTGGGCAGGCGTTGCTGACGCTGGTCTAG